GAATTGATGCGCTTTGATGACATCCAGTGTAGGGATACCTTCCGCGATACAGACAATTAACTGGATACCGGCATCTGCCGCCTCCATGATAGCATCTGCTGCAAAACGTGCCGGAACAAAGATAATAGAAGTGTTAGCCTGTGTCTGTTCCACAGCTTCATACATGGTGTTAAACACTGGGATACCGTTTGCATCACTTCCCCCTTTACCGGGAGAAGTACCTCCTACAACGTTGGTTCCATATTCCTTCATCTTCCTGGCATGAAAGAGCCCGTCCCGACCAGTAATTCCTTGTACAATCAAACGGGTGGATTTATCTATTAATATACTCATAATTGTTTTTTACTTTTTATTGATATTGTTACGCATTATGATTTTATAGCCATTAACGCTGCTTCCTGCATAGTTGTTGCTATCTGAAAACGGCTATGATTTCGTAGAAGATCGCGGCCGATATTTTCATTTGTTCCTGTTAGCCGGACAATGATGGGTATTTCACTCTTTATCTGCTCGAATGACTGAATAAGCCCGATTGCCACATCGTCACAACGGGTAATCCCTCCGAAAATATTGATCAGAACAACTTTTACTTTTTCATCTTGTAATAGAAGCTTCATGGCTTCCACTACTTTTATGGGGTTGGAACTACCGCCAATATCAAGAAAGTTGGCAGGATTACCTCCATAAATCTTAATCATATCCATTGTTGCCATAGCGAGTCCGGCACCATTCACCATGCAACCTATATTACCGTCCATGCGAACATAACTGAAACCTCTTTCTTTGGCGTCGGCTTCTACCTTTTCTTCCTCTGTCGGGTCGAATAAAGCATGTATTTCAGGATGCCGACATAGGGCGTTGTCATCGAAAACAATTTTGGCATCAATAGCTATTAACATACCTTTTGTTGTTAGCGCTAACGGATTGATCTCAACCAGAGAGGCATCATTCTCCATGAAGATTTTATAAAGTGCTTGCAGGATGACAGCCATTTTACTTGCTTGTTCCGTTTTTGGAAAAAGTGAAAAGGCGAAATGACGTGCCAAATAATCTGGAATGCCAATGAAAGGATTGATTGAATACCGAATAATTTTCTCCGGTGTCTGACGAGCCACTTGTTCAATATCCATACCACCGGATGCACTCATCATTAGAATAACGGAACGTGTATTTCGGTCGATAGTGAAACTGACATAATATTCGGCGGTAATATCAACTGCTTCGCTAACCAATATCTGATTGACGGGAAGGCCTTTAATACTCATTCCGAGTATATTTTTAGCTTCCTGATAAGCATCTTCCGTGTTGTTTACCAGTTTGACGCCTCCGGCCTTTCCCCGGCCTCCGGTCAATACCTGTGCCTTAATGACAACTCTATCTGCACCTACACTCCGATATGCAGCTACAACGCCTGCAGCAGTACGGCATAAAGTGTGCCTCTCAACAGGTATTCCATACTTAGAGAAAATCTCTTTCGCTTGATATTCATGTATTTTCATGGCTCACAAATTTGAGTAAATGATTCCTGCTAATAAAACAGAAACAAGATACGGAAAGTTTACGAAAAAGAAATCTACCTGAATGTTTTAGAGCATATCACTCTCTTTTTGGTATGAAGATTCGGAATAAAAAAAGCGTGTTGGCAATTCTGCCAACACGCTGTAAACTGATAAATACAGTATTTCTTGATTTTATACAATGCCATGAGCACTAACAGTACCGTCAATTTTCTTAATCAGACCTTGCAATACTGCACCTGGTCCACATTCTGTGAAGTCAGTAGCACCGTCGGCAATCATATTTTTAACAGATTGAGTCCAACGTACAGAAGCTGTCAACTGAGCAACCAGATTCTTTTTGATTTCAACAGGGTCAGTATGAGGAAGTGCGTCTACATTCTGATATACCGGGCATTTAGGAGTATGGATTTCTGTTGCATTGATAGCAGCTTCCAATTCTACTTTTGCAGGATCCATTAACGGAGAGTGGAAAGCACCACCAACTTTCAATGGGAGAGCTCGTTTTGCTCCGGCAGCTTTCATTAGTTCGCAAGCCTTCTCGATGCCCGGTACGGAACCGGAGATAACGATTTGTCCCGGACAGTTGTAGTTAGCCGGTACACAAACTTCACCTTCAGCATTTACGGTAGTACAGATTTCTTCCACCTTTTCATCCGGCAATGCGATGATAGCAGCCATTGTAGAAGGAGTCGCTTCACAGGCTTTCTGCATAGCCATTGCACGTGCATAAACAAGTTTCAGACCGTCTTCAAAGCTCAAAGCTCCGGCAGCAACCAATGCGGAAAATTCACCGAGTGAATGTCCTGCTGTCATTTCCGGTTTGAAATCATCCCCCATACAAAGAGCGGAGATTACCGAGTGAAGGAATACGGCAGGTTGAGTAACCTTCGTTTGACGAAGATCCTCGTCCGTACCATTGAACATGATATCTGTAATGCGATATCCAAGAATATCATTTGCTTTTTCAAATAATTCTTTAGCTAAAGCTGAATTTTCATACAGGTCTTTACCCATTCCTACGAATTGAGCACCTTGACCGGGAAAAACGAATGCTTTCATATCTTTATTATTTAATTGATTTTTAATTGCGGGTGCAAAGTTACGGATTTTTATGATACGACCGCACAAAATGTACATATTTGTGCAACCGAATCCGGGAAATGCCATAACGGACCATTGCCATGTCCGATGTGCAAATCCTTGCCTGCAATGATAGCCTGAGTGATATATGATTTGGCATGTTGGATAGATTCCCGTAAAGGATAGCCTTTTGCCAGGTTGGTCGCAATAGCGGAGGAGAGGGTACAGCCTGTTCCGTGCAAATTGTTACTTTCTATCTTTTTCTCCTCATATATATGGAAGATCGATTCTGACGTATGTAAGAGGTCGCACATTCTGTCACCCTCCAAATGCCCCCCTTTTATTAATACACTTGTCTGATACTCATCCACCAACCTTTTGGCCGCTTCCTGCATTTCATGTATGTTATGAATGCTTTTATCTGTCAGAACACTTGCTTCGTCAAGATTGGGAGTAATTAAAGTGACGAGTGGGAGCAGTTCTCTTTTAATTTCTTCTATAGTTTCGTCCGACATTAGTTTTCGTCCGCTGGTAGACACCATGACCGGATCATAAACAATATATTCCGGTATATATTTTCGCAGGCAGTCTACAATGGTACGAACGATCTGAATGTCACTAACCATACCTATCTTGATTGCAACCGGTCGCAAATCATCCATAACAGCTTCTATCTGCCCACGGACAATCTC
The nucleotide sequence above comes from Bacteroides caccae. Encoded proteins:
- the sucC gene encoding ADP-forming succinate--CoA ligase subunit beta; protein product: MKIHEYQAKEIFSKYGIPVERHTLCRTAAGVVAAYRSVGADRVVIKAQVLTGGRGKAGGVKLVNNTEDAYQEAKNILGMSIKGLPVNQILVSEAVDITAEYYVSFTIDRNTRSVILMMSASGGMDIEQVARQTPEKIIRYSINPFIGIPDYLARHFAFSLFPKTEQASKMAVILQALYKIFMENDASLVEINPLALTTKGMLIAIDAKIVFDDNALCRHPEIHALFDPTEEEKVEADAKERGFSYVRMDGNIGCMVNGAGLAMATMDMIKIYGGNPANFLDIGGSSNPIKVVEAMKLLLQDEKVKVVLINIFGGITRCDDVAIGLIQSFEQIKSEIPIIVRLTGTNENIGRDLLRNHSRFQIATTMQEAALMAIKS
- the fabD gene encoding ACP S-malonyltransferase, with protein sequence MKAFVFPGQGAQFVGMGKDLYENSALAKELFEKANDILGYRITDIMFNGTDEDLRQTKVTQPAVFLHSVISALCMGDDFKPEMTAGHSLGEFSALVAAGALSFEDGLKLVYARAMAMQKACEATPSTMAAIIALPDEKVEEICTTVNAEGEVCVPANYNCPGQIVISGSVPGIEKACELMKAAGAKRALPLKVGGAFHSPLMDPAKVELEAAINATEIHTPKCPVYQNVDALPHTDPVEIKKNLVAQLTASVRWTQSVKNMIADGATDFTECGPGAVLQGLIKKIDGTVSAHGIV
- the thiD gene encoding bifunctional hydroxymethylpyrimidine kinase/phosphomethylpyrimidine kinase; its protein translation is MERHPVILSIAGSDCSGGAGIQADIKTISALGGYAASVITAVTVQNTLGVHAVQSVLPEIVRGQIEAVMDDLRPVAIKIGMVSDIQIVRTIVDCLRKYIPEYIVYDPVMVSTSGRKLMSDETIEEIKRELLPLVTLITPNLDEASVLTDKSIHNIHEMQEAAKRLVDEYQTSVLIKGGHLEGDRMCDLLHTSESIFHIYEEKKIESNNLHGTGCTLSSAIATNLAKGYPLRESIQHAKSYITQAIIAGKDLHIGHGNGPLWHFPDSVAQICTFCAVVS